The following are from one region of the Hyla sarda isolate aHylSar1 chromosome 6, aHylSar1.hap1, whole genome shotgun sequence genome:
- the MTHFSD gene encoding methenyltetrahydrofolate synthase domain-containing protein isoform X1 has product MEPVINLRAGCNKWDIRQKVWDYIELNNLADFPRPVHHRIPNFKGAAQACERLMTLQEFQSAKMVKINPDTPQKNARFLTLQANKTLLVPTPRLRTGLFNRITPPPGASKEVLRICSTSQGVKDFSVPLGLDSAVQVDLVVVGSVAVSEKGWRIGKGEGFADMEYAMMKAMAAVTEQTIVVTVVHDCQVLNIPEDLMDDHDLTVDYILTPTRVIKTNCTRPKPQGIIWSKISREMMSKIPILRKLQEIERRAGKDVTLKGEEDPTPRHPTGRSTGPDNTSHTLPIIDNHGAADQKDITTVYIGNIPPTTRVSELKNILRERGASPVHLTWQGAQHRAFLDYRDPHQAQLVLSSLEGLSIKGQDLRVELSRTHQNSQNGHQVYGDKKKRSNNFKHGGDSTGK; this is encoded by the exons ATGGAGCCTGTGATCAACCTTAGAGCCG GGTGCAATAAATGGGACATTCGGCAGAAAGTTTGGGATTACATAGAACTCAATAATCTTGCGGATTTCCCACGGCCCGTGCATCACCGGATCCCGAACTTCAAG GGGGCAGCGCAGGCTTGTGAACGATTAATGACCTTGCAGGAGTTCCAGTCAGCGAAGATGGTTAAGATAAATCCTGACACACCTCAGAAGAACGCTCGCTTCCTTACCCTACAA GCCAATAAAACATTGCTAGTTCCAACTCCACGGCTCAGAACCGGACTCTTCAACCGGATCACTCCACCTCCAGGGGCCAGTAAAGAGGTGCTGAGGATCTGCTCCACTTCACAG GGTGTTAAGGATTTTAGCGTCCCATTGGGCCTGGATTCTGCAGTGCAGGTGGATCTGGTGGTTGTGGGATCTGTTGCTGTATCGGAGAAAG GCTGGAGAATTGGGAAAGGTGAGGGCTTTGCAGACATGGAGTACGCAATGATGAAGGCAATGGCTGCGGTGACAGAACAGACCATAGTGGTCACTGTAGTCCATGACTGTCAG GTGCTAAATATTCCAGAGGATCTGATGGACGACCACGACCTGACAGTGGACTATATCCTGACCCCCACCCGGGTTATCAAAACAAACTGTACTCGCCCAAAACCTCAGGGGATCATATGGTCTAAG ATAAGTAGGGAGATGATGAGCAAGATTCCGATCCTGAGGAAGCTCCAGGAAATAGAGCGCAGAGCTGGAAAAGATGTGACACTAAAGGGTGAAGAGGACCCCACCCCGAGACACCCAACTGGCAGGTCAACAGGACCAGACAACACCAGTCATACCCTACCCATCATAGACAACCATGGAGCTGCAGACCAGAAGGACATCACTACTGTTTATATTGGGAACATCCCCCCAACTACACGGGTCAGTGAGCTGAAGAACATATTACGAGAGAGGGGGGCTTCTCCTGTGCACCTCACATGGCAGGGAGCCCAGCACCGAGCCTTCCTGGACTACAGGGATCCACACCAGGCCCAGCTGGTACTGTCCAGCCTGGAAGGGTTGAGTATAAAGGGGCAAGACTTGCGGGTAGAACTGTCCAGAACCCATCAGAACAGCCAAAATGGACACCAAGTCTATGGAgataagaagaaaagaagcaataaCTTCAAACATGGTGGTGATTCTACTGGAAAGT
- the MTHFSD gene encoding methenyltetrahydrofolate synthase domain-containing protein isoform X2: MEPVINLRAGCNKWDIRQKVWDYIELNNLADFPRPVHHRIPNFKASHQACQRVTSLKFFDQAKEIKVDPDKPLEGVRLAALQANKTLLVPTPRLRTGLFNRITPPPGASKEVLRICSTSQGVKDFSVPLGLDSAVQVDLVVVGSVAVSEKGWRIGKGEGFADMEYAMMKAMAAVTEQTIVVTVVHDCQVLNIPEDLMDDHDLTVDYILTPTRVIKTNCTRPKPQGIIWSKISREMMSKIPILRKLQEIERRAGKDVTLKGEEDPTPRHPTGRSTGPDNTSHTLPIIDNHGAADQKDITTVYIGNIPPTTRVSELKNILRERGASPVHLTWQGAQHRAFLDYRDPHQAQLVLSSLEGLSIKGQDLRVELSRTHQNSQNGHQVYGDKKKRSNNFKHGGDSTGK, encoded by the exons ATGGAGCCTGTGATCAACCTTAGAGCCG GGTGCAATAAATGGGACATTCGGCAGAAAGTTTGGGATTACATAGAACTCAATAATCTTGCGGATTTCCCACGGCCCGTGCATCACCGGATCCCGAACTTCAAG GCATCCCACCAGGCCTGTCAAAGGGTAACTTCTCTGAAGTTTTTTGATCAGGCGAAGGAAATTAAGGTGGATCCAGATAAACCCTTGGAGGGTGTCCGTCTGGCGGCTCTACAG GCCAATAAAACATTGCTAGTTCCAACTCCACGGCTCAGAACCGGACTCTTCAACCGGATCACTCCACCTCCAGGGGCCAGTAAAGAGGTGCTGAGGATCTGCTCCACTTCACAG GGTGTTAAGGATTTTAGCGTCCCATTGGGCCTGGATTCTGCAGTGCAGGTGGATCTGGTGGTTGTGGGATCTGTTGCTGTATCGGAGAAAG GCTGGAGAATTGGGAAAGGTGAGGGCTTTGCAGACATGGAGTACGCAATGATGAAGGCAATGGCTGCGGTGACAGAACAGACCATAGTGGTCACTGTAGTCCATGACTGTCAG GTGCTAAATATTCCAGAGGATCTGATGGACGACCACGACCTGACAGTGGACTATATCCTGACCCCCACCCGGGTTATCAAAACAAACTGTACTCGCCCAAAACCTCAGGGGATCATATGGTCTAAG ATAAGTAGGGAGATGATGAGCAAGATTCCGATCCTGAGGAAGCTCCAGGAAATAGAGCGCAGAGCTGGAAAAGATGTGACACTAAAGGGTGAAGAGGACCCCACCCCGAGACACCCAACTGGCAGGTCAACAGGACCAGACAACACCAGTCATACCCTACCCATCATAGACAACCATGGAGCTGCAGACCAGAAGGACATCACTACTGTTTATATTGGGAACATCCCCCCAACTACACGGGTCAGTGAGCTGAAGAACATATTACGAGAGAGGGGGGCTTCTCCTGTGCACCTCACATGGCAGGGAGCCCAGCACCGAGCCTTCCTGGACTACAGGGATCCACACCAGGCCCAGCTGGTACTGTCCAGCCTGGAAGGGTTGAGTATAAAGGGGCAAGACTTGCGGGTAGAACTGTCCAGAACCCATCAGAACAGCCAAAATGGACACCAAGTCTATGGAgataagaagaaaagaagcaataaCTTCAAACATGGTGGTGATTCTACTGGAAAGT
- the MTHFSD gene encoding methenyltetrahydrofolate synthase domain-containing protein isoform X3, which translates to MTLQEFQSAKMVKINPDTPQKNARFLTLQANKTLLVPTPRLRTGLFNRITPPPGASKEVLRICSTSQGVKDFSVPLGLDSAVQVDLVVVGSVAVSEKGWRIGKGEGFADMEYAMMKAMAAVTEQTIVVTVVHDCQVLNIPEDLMDDHDLTVDYILTPTRVIKTNCTRPKPQGIIWSKISREMMSKIPILRKLQEIERRAGKDVTLKGEEDPTPRHPTGRSTGPDNTSHTLPIIDNHGAADQKDITTVYIGNIPPTTRVSELKNILRERGASPVHLTWQGAQHRAFLDYRDPHQAQLVLSSLEGLSIKGQDLRVELSRTHQNSQNGHQVYGDKKKRSNNFKHGGDSTGK; encoded by the exons ATGACCTTGCAGGAGTTCCAGTCAGCGAAGATGGTTAAGATAAATCCTGACACACCTCAGAAGAACGCTCGCTTCCTTACCCTACAA GCCAATAAAACATTGCTAGTTCCAACTCCACGGCTCAGAACCGGACTCTTCAACCGGATCACTCCACCTCCAGGGGCCAGTAAAGAGGTGCTGAGGATCTGCTCCACTTCACAG GGTGTTAAGGATTTTAGCGTCCCATTGGGCCTGGATTCTGCAGTGCAGGTGGATCTGGTGGTTGTGGGATCTGTTGCTGTATCGGAGAAAG GCTGGAGAATTGGGAAAGGTGAGGGCTTTGCAGACATGGAGTACGCAATGATGAAGGCAATGGCTGCGGTGACAGAACAGACCATAGTGGTCACTGTAGTCCATGACTGTCAG GTGCTAAATATTCCAGAGGATCTGATGGACGACCACGACCTGACAGTGGACTATATCCTGACCCCCACCCGGGTTATCAAAACAAACTGTACTCGCCCAAAACCTCAGGGGATCATATGGTCTAAG ATAAGTAGGGAGATGATGAGCAAGATTCCGATCCTGAGGAAGCTCCAGGAAATAGAGCGCAGAGCTGGAAAAGATGTGACACTAAAGGGTGAAGAGGACCCCACCCCGAGACACCCAACTGGCAGGTCAACAGGACCAGACAACACCAGTCATACCCTACCCATCATAGACAACCATGGAGCTGCAGACCAGAAGGACATCACTACTGTTTATATTGGGAACATCCCCCCAACTACACGGGTCAGTGAGCTGAAGAACATATTACGAGAGAGGGGGGCTTCTCCTGTGCACCTCACATGGCAGGGAGCCCAGCACCGAGCCTTCCTGGACTACAGGGATCCACACCAGGCCCAGCTGGTACTGTCCAGCCTGGAAGGGTTGAGTATAAAGGGGCAAGACTTGCGGGTAGAACTGTCCAGAACCCATCAGAACAGCCAAAATGGACACCAAGTCTATGGAgataagaagaaaagaagcaataaCTTCAAACATGGTGGTGATTCTACTGGAAAGT